Proteins co-encoded in one Bacillus paramycoides genomic window:
- the spoIIIAG gene encoding stage III sporulation protein AG, whose translation MDNKDKNSKFSFFRNLLNGDEKESNEKGKKVTPKFLLVLLILGMLLMFSSSFFSSKKEEVPVFKEQKTQNQEKDVPTFGQKNNDNMSNVEKYEKAYEQELKAALEEIAGVKDVTINVNLDSSEEKILEKNTVKRSQTTGETDKTGGKREVEDESLDEKTVIIREGDKETPVVLRTEKPKVRGVLVVAKGVDNIQVKAMVKEAVIRLLDVPAHRVSVSPKN comes from the coding sequence ATGGACAATAAAGATAAAAATTCGAAGTTCTCATTTTTTCGAAACTTATTGAATGGAGATGAAAAAGAAAGTAATGAGAAGGGAAAAAAGGTAACACCTAAGTTCTTACTTGTCCTACTCATACTTGGAATGTTGCTTATGTTTTCTAGTAGTTTTTTTTCAAGTAAAAAAGAAGAAGTGCCTGTATTTAAAGAACAAAAAACTCAAAATCAAGAAAAAGACGTACCAACTTTTGGACAAAAAAATAATGATAATATGTCAAATGTAGAAAAATATGAAAAAGCGTATGAACAAGAATTAAAGGCAGCCTTAGAAGAAATAGCAGGAGTAAAAGATGTAACGATTAATGTGAATTTAGATTCATCAGAGGAAAAAATATTAGAAAAAAATACAGTGAAACGTTCACAAACAACAGGTGAAACAGATAAAACAGGCGGCAAGAGGGAAGTAGAAGACGAGTCTCTTGATGAAAAGACAGTCATTATACGTGAAGGGGATAAAGAAACTCCCGTTGTTTTACGAACAGAGAAACCGAAAGTACGAGGTGTTCTTGTCGTAGCAAAGGGAGTGGATAATATACAAGTTAAAGCGATGGTAAAAGAAGCTGTAATACGGCTGCTAGATGTACCAGCCCATCGCGTTTCAGTATCACCGAAAAATTGA
- the spoIIIAF gene encoding stage III sporulation protein AF has translation MQFVTEWIRNIIVFLLLATMLHLILPNSNLQKYVKFVVSLLLVVLILTPLFKLLQTDVNEVIANFNEEKYVAEESVKNSIDSKKKEIQALTRAYSLEEMATKMKKEVGKEFEKQYGMSVSEIQIVAAESTVEVKSAKDIQSVVVTLKEKERSKNDAIETVKPVEINTKEPPKKVEETNVEMKDFFSSRWQLENKQIQVQMEGRTGRVNGQ, from the coding sequence ATGCAATTTGTTACAGAGTGGATTCGAAATATTATCGTTTTTTTACTCTTAGCGACAATGCTTCATCTTATTCTTCCAAATTCTAATTTGCAAAAGTACGTTAAATTCGTTGTAAGTCTATTATTAGTTGTTTTAATTTTAACGCCTCTATTTAAACTATTACAAACAGATGTAAATGAAGTAATCGCAAATTTTAATGAAGAAAAGTACGTAGCAGAAGAATCTGTAAAAAATTCAATAGATTCGAAGAAAAAAGAAATACAAGCTCTAACACGTGCATATAGTTTAGAAGAGATGGCTACCAAAATGAAAAAAGAAGTAGGAAAAGAGTTTGAGAAACAGTATGGTATGTCAGTCTCTGAAATACAAATAGTCGCAGCGGAAAGCACAGTGGAAGTAAAGTCAGCGAAAGATATTCAATCTGTTGTTGTGACGTTGAAAGAAAAAGAACGTAGTAAAAATGATGCAATCGAAACAGTAAAACCAGTTGAAATTAACACGAAAGAACCACCGAAAAAAGTAGAGGAAACGAATGTAGAAATGAAAGACTTCTTTTCAAGCAGGTGGCAACTAGAGAATAAACAAATCCAAGTTCAAATGGAAGGGAGGACAGGTAGAGTAAATGGACAATAA
- the spoIIIAE gene encoding stage III sporulation protein AE, whose protein sequence is MLRGFGAKLLFACFLFFSLPVVVQASPVETNVVDQQLDKLGIEDVKQFWDGLVTKYGGYLPESQKGSFMEFVKGEKEISIKEWMLGLLKYLFHELVANGKLLGTLIMLTIFSALLQSLQSAFSKSSVSKIADAVVYMVLIIFALNSFYVVMTYARETIQTMVDFILALLPILLALIATGGGVVSVSFFHPIIIFLMNTSGLLMNYIVLPLLLLATILSIVSTMSDRYKVTKLSKLLQNVSVGIIGIFLTIFLGVLSVQGTATAVADGIAVKTAKFVTGNFIPVVGRMFTEAADTVISASGLLKNTVGIIGLVILCLIVAFPAIQIFCIAFIYKFAAAVLQPVGGGAIIQCLDIIGRSIIYVFACLAIVSFMFFLSITIIIAAGNITLMMR, encoded by the coding sequence ATGTTGAGGGGCTTTGGAGCTAAGCTGCTATTTGCTTGCTTCCTTTTCTTTTCTTTACCGGTTGTTGTACAAGCTTCTCCTGTAGAAACAAACGTCGTTGATCAACAATTGGATAAGCTCGGAATTGAAGATGTGAAGCAATTTTGGGACGGGCTTGTTACAAAATATGGAGGTTACTTACCAGAGAGTCAAAAAGGTAGCTTTATGGAGTTTGTAAAGGGAGAAAAAGAAATTTCTATAAAAGAGTGGATGCTAGGTTTATTAAAGTATTTATTTCACGAACTTGTTGCAAATGGGAAGCTACTTGGAACGCTCATTATGCTTACAATTTTTAGTGCATTGTTGCAATCACTGCAATCTGCATTTTCAAAGAGTAGCGTAAGCAAAATTGCCGATGCAGTTGTATATATGGTACTGATTATTTTCGCTTTAAATAGCTTTTATGTCGTCATGACATATGCAAGAGAAACGATACAAACAATGGTAGATTTCATATTAGCGTTATTGCCTATCTTGCTTGCACTCATAGCGACAGGCGGTGGTGTTGTATCTGTATCGTTTTTCCATCCGATTATCATCTTCTTAATGAATACGAGTGGGCTTTTAATGAATTATATCGTTCTACCACTTTTATTACTTGCAACAATATTAAGCATTGTAAGTACGATGAGCGATCGATATAAAGTTACGAAATTGTCCAAGCTTTTGCAAAATGTTAGCGTCGGGATTATTGGTATCTTTTTAACGATTTTTTTAGGCGTATTATCTGTACAAGGAACAGCGACAGCTGTTGCTGATGGAATCGCTGTAAAAACAGCTAAATTTGTAACAGGGAACTTTATTCCCGTAGTAGGAAGGATGTTTACCGAGGCAGCGGATACTGTCATTAGTGCGTCGGGATTATTAAAAAACACAGTCGGAATTATCGGGCTCGTCATTCTATGTTTAATTGTCGCTTTTCCAGCGATTCAAATTTTTTGTATAGCATTTATTTATAAGTTCGCAGCAGCAGTATTGCAACCAGTTGGCGGCGGAGCAATTATTCAATGTTTAGATATCATTGGACGGAGCATCATTTATGTATTTGCTTGCTTAGCTATCGTATCGTTTATGTTTTTTTTAAGTATCACAATTATTATTGCTGCGGGGAACATTACACTTATGATGCGGTAG
- the spoIIIAD gene encoding stage III sporulation protein AD: MQIVGLGLVATFLAAVLNQHKSSITSLFIVFVGSVMFLILIDQIHAILQMIERVASEAKVSNVYVETLLKIIGIAYIAEFGAQITKDAGQGAIASKIELAGKILILVMAIPILTVVIETILGFLPTG, translated from the coding sequence ATACAAATTGTCGGATTAGGCCTCGTTGCTACGTTTTTAGCAGCTGTATTGAATCAGCATAAATCTAGTATTACGTCATTATTTATTGTGTTCGTAGGTAGCGTGATGTTTCTTATTTTAATTGATCAAATTCACGCTATTTTACAAATGATTGAGAGAGTAGCGAGTGAAGCGAAAGTTAGTAACGTATATGTAGAAACGTTGCTAAAAATTATTGGAATTGCTTATATTGCTGAGTTTGGAGCGCAAATTACAAAGGATGCCGGACAAGGTGCAATTGCTTCGAAAATTGAATTAGCTGGAAAGATTTTAATTCTCGTTATGGCGATTCCTATTTTGACGGTTGTAATTGAAACTATTCTCGGATTTTTACCGACGGGATAA
- the spoIIIAC gene encoding stage III sporulation protein AC — protein sequence MSIDVGLIFQIAGIGIVLAFIHTVLKELKREDIANWVILVGFVVILFHVAFLINTLFDKIKSVFLFQ from the coding sequence ATGTCCATTGATGTTGGATTAATATTTCAAATCGCCGGAATCGGCATAGTTTTAGCTTTCATCCATACCGTACTAAAAGAATTAAAGCGTGAGGATATTGCGAATTGGGTTATCCTCGTCGGTTTTGTCGTTATTTTATTTCACGTCGCATTTTTAATTAATACGTTATTCGACAAGATTAAAAGTGTCTTTCTCTTCCAGTAA
- the spoIIIAB gene encoding stage III sporulation protein SpoIIIAB: MVKIFGAVLIVAVSTFFGFSYAKRYSERPRQLRLLKAALQSLEAEIMYGHTPLSEAAERLVKQMPKPLNWIFQSFARRLESGDQTVREAWIDSLKENWKLTAFQQTEYEILQQFGETLGQHDRESQQKHIRLCITHLEREEEEAKALQLQYEKMIKSLGVLAGLLIVILLL; the protein is encoded by the coding sequence ATGGTGAAAATATTTGGTGCAGTGTTAATCGTTGCGGTCAGCACCTTTTTCGGGTTTTCGTACGCTAAAAGATACAGTGAGAGGCCAAGACAACTTAGATTATTAAAAGCGGCACTTCAATCGTTAGAGGCAGAAATTATGTATGGGCATACACCATTGTCTGAAGCCGCTGAGCGATTAGTGAAACAAATGCCGAAGCCGTTAAATTGGATATTTCAAAGTTTCGCTAGAAGGCTAGAAAGCGGGGACCAAACAGTAAGAGAAGCTTGGATAGATAGTTTGAAAGAAAATTGGAAGCTAACAGCATTTCAACAAACTGAGTATGAAATTTTGCAACAATTTGGTGAAACGCTCGGACAACATGATCGTGAATCACAGCAAAAACATATTCGCTTATGTATTACACATTTAGAGAGAGAAGAAGAAGAAGCGAAAGCTTTACAACTACAATATGAAAAAATGATTAAGAGCTTAGGGGTACTAGCGGGGCTACTTATCGTAATCTTACTACTATAG
- the spoIIIAA gene encoding stage III sporulation protein AA, translating to MKEVLEVLPKTMKQLVESCKQYDALEEIRVRIGRPLECIAHGEVFFYDYVVTADDAIYLLNKLSQFSIYTMEEELKRGYVTLRGGHRIGLAGKVITEKSAVKMIRDVSSFNIRIARQKIGIAEPLLPYLYESRWLNTMVIGPPQTGKTTLLRDVARCMSQGVSASTIPSCKVGIVDERSEIAGCVKGIPQYDFGARVDVLDACPKAEGMMMMIRSMSPDILIVDEIGRKEDSEAIMEAVHAGVQLFISAHGFSYDDVVKRPSLKAVLELGIFDRFVELSKARGPGTVMQVKDKYGKPVLPHRKAEGVW from the coding sequence ATGAAAGAAGTATTAGAAGTTTTACCGAAAACGATGAAGCAGTTAGTGGAAAGTTGTAAGCAGTACGATGCTCTAGAGGAAATCCGTGTTCGAATTGGAAGACCGCTAGAGTGTATTGCTCATGGTGAAGTATTTTTTTATGACTATGTCGTTACAGCAGATGATGCTATTTACTTATTGAATAAGTTAAGTCAATTCTCAATTTATACGATGGAAGAAGAATTAAAGCGTGGGTATGTAACACTTCGAGGTGGGCATAGAATCGGCTTAGCAGGGAAAGTCATTACAGAAAAAAGCGCAGTGAAAATGATTCGAGATGTCTCTTCCTTTAATATTCGTATTGCTCGTCAAAAAATAGGAATTGCTGAACCACTTTTACCATATTTGTATGAATCACGCTGGTTAAACACGATGGTAATTGGCCCGCCGCAAACGGGGAAAACAACACTTTTAAGAGATGTAGCACGTTGTATGAGTCAAGGTGTAAGTGCATCAACAATCCCTTCTTGTAAAGTGGGTATTGTTGATGAACGGTCAGAAATTGCTGGCTGTGTGAAAGGTATCCCGCAATATGACTTTGGCGCACGAGTAGATGTGTTAGATGCATGTCCAAAAGCTGAAGGAATGATGATGATGATCCGTTCTATGAGTCCAGATATTTTGATTGTAGATGAAATCGGACGTAAAGAAGATAGTGAAGCAATTATGGAAGCGGTGCATGCAGGGGTGCAGCTTTTTATAAGTGCACATGGATTTTCTTATGATGATGTTGTGAAACGCCCATCACTAAAGGCGGTGCTGGAGCTCGGTATATTTGATAGGTTTGTGGAACTATCAAAAGCAAGAGGGCCAGGAACAGTTATGCAAGTGAAAGATAAATATGGAAAACCGGTATTACCTCATAGAAAGGCTGAGGGCGTATGGTGA
- a CDS encoding YqhV family protein, whose amino-acid sequence MKQWLAAMETSVLVMGLLRLFSGSAEIFAALLMLYVNDAKKALFINGMLAFVGPTVLILTMTIGIASVASEISFLKLFFLVLGIGCIFIALLK is encoded by the coding sequence ATGAAACAGTGGCTAGCGGCAATGGAAACATCTGTGCTTGTGATGGGGCTGCTTCGGTTGTTTTCAGGTAGCGCGGAAATATTCGCCGCTTTGCTTATGCTCTATGTGAATGATGCGAAGAAGGCATTGTTTATAAATGGTATGTTGGCGTTTGTTGGACCGACCGTATTAATTTTAACAATGACAATAGGCATAGCGAGTGTGGCAAGTGAGATTTCTTTCTTGAAACTCTTTTTTCTAGTGCTTGGAATTGGCTGCATTTTTATCGCGTTGTTGAAATAA
- a CDS encoding GNAT family N-acetyltransferase, producing the protein MQQVTLLPLDFRYANAIFELPSDPHVKNALGIQVERIEDTKAFLLFAIEEERQKKSLSRVVVNEDKEIIGLTTLKHINYEKKQSHIGSWLGYPYWGKGYNEAAKKEIFKIAFLDLQLSYVFAGAKTNNIRSLKAQEKLPYISLHVEDTFPDEHSALENEVKSSCVLHVVSRENFLNWLDLQKEEEKYEDIKN; encoded by the coding sequence ATGCAACAAGTTACTTTATTACCACTCGATTTCCGGTATGCAAATGCGATTTTCGAACTACCAAGTGATCCACACGTAAAAAACGCATTAGGAATACAAGTAGAAAGAATTGAAGACACGAAAGCGTTTCTTCTTTTCGCCATAGAAGAAGAACGCCAAAAAAAGTCTTTATCCAGAGTGGTTGTAAATGAAGATAAGGAAATAATCGGCCTCACCACGCTTAAACATATTAATTACGAAAAGAAACAATCTCACATCGGCAGTTGGCTTGGCTATCCATACTGGGGAAAAGGATATAATGAGGCTGCTAAAAAAGAAATCTTTAAAATAGCTTTTTTAGATTTACAACTTTCCTACGTATTCGCTGGCGCTAAAACGAATAATATCCGCTCGTTAAAAGCACAAGAAAAACTCCCTTATATTTCATTACATGTGGAAGATACGTTCCCTGATGAACATTCTGCCTTAGAGAATGAAGTAAAATCTTCTTGTGTATTACATGTCGTATCACGTGAGAACTTTCTAAATTGGCTAGACCTACAAAAGGAGGAGGAAAAATATGAAGATATTAAAAATTAG
- the efp gene encoding elongation factor P — protein MISVNDFRTGLTISVDNSLWQVLDFQHVKPGKGAAFVRSKLRNLRTGSVQEKTFRAGEKVEKAHIENRRMQYLYASGEAHVFMDNGTYEQIELGENQIERELKFLKENMEVSIMTYQGEVLGVELPNTVELQVTETEPGIKGDTASNVTKPATLETGLVVQVPIFINEGEMLIINTGEGKYVSRA, from the coding sequence ATGATTTCAGTAAACGATTTTCGTACAGGTTTAACAATTTCAGTGGATAATAGCCTTTGGCAAGTACTTGATTTCCAACACGTAAAGCCAGGTAAAGGTGCTGCATTTGTTCGTTCTAAACTACGTAACCTTCGCACAGGTTCTGTTCAAGAGAAAACATTCCGTGCAGGTGAGAAAGTAGAGAAAGCACACATCGAAAACCGTCGTATGCAATACTTATACGCAAGCGGTGAGGCTCACGTATTTATGGATAACGGAACTTATGAGCAAATCGAACTTGGTGAAAACCAAATCGAGCGCGAGCTTAAATTCCTAAAAGAAAACATGGAAGTATCTATTATGACTTACCAAGGCGAAGTACTTGGTGTTGAACTTCCAAACACAGTTGAATTACAAGTTACAGAAACAGAGCCAGGTATTAAAGGTGATACTGCTTCTAACGTAACAAAACCAGCTACATTAGAAACTGGTCTTGTTGTACAAGTACCAATCTTCATTAACGAAGGCGAAATGCTTATCATCAACACTGGTGAAGGTAAATACGTTTCTCGTGCATAG
- the pepQ gene encoding Xaa-Pro dipeptidase, translating to MEKIERLRSAFDEAGIDGILLTNEHSRRYMANFTGTAGVVLISKNRAQFITDFRYVEQATKQAVGYEIVQHAGLIIDEVAKQVKELGIQKLGFEQDTLTYSSYSAHKEAIDAEFIPTSGLVEKLRLIKTDSEIKILKEAAQIADAAFEHILSFIRPGVSEIEVSNELEFFMRKQGATSSSFDIIVASGLRSALPHGVASEKVIETGDFVTLDFGAYYKGYCSDITRTIAVGEPSDKLKEIYNIVLEAQLRGVNGIKAGLTGREADALTRDYITEKGYGEYFGHSTGHGIGLEIHEAPGLAFRSDTVLEPGMAVTVEPGIYIPGIGGVRIEDDIIVTSEGNEVITKSPKELIIL from the coding sequence ATGGAGAAAATCGAAAGATTAAGAAGTGCATTTGATGAGGCTGGTATTGACGGTATTTTGTTAACAAATGAACATAGTCGTAGATATATGGCTAACTTTACAGGAACAGCCGGTGTTGTACTGATTTCGAAAAATCGTGCTCAATTTATTACAGATTTCCGTTACGTAGAGCAGGCTACTAAACAAGCTGTTGGATATGAGATTGTACAGCATGCAGGATTAATCATTGATGAAGTTGCAAAGCAAGTGAAGGAACTAGGAATTCAAAAGCTTGGCTTTGAACAAGATACCCTTACATATAGTTCTTATTCAGCGCATAAAGAAGCAATCGATGCTGAATTTATCCCAACTTCTGGGCTTGTAGAAAAGTTACGCTTGATAAAGACTGATTCAGAGATTAAGATATTAAAGGAAGCTGCACAGATTGCAGATGCTGCCTTTGAACATATTCTATCATTCATTCGCCCGGGAGTATCTGAAATTGAAGTGTCAAATGAACTTGAATTTTTCATGAGAAAACAAGGAGCAACATCTTCTTCGTTTGATATTATCGTTGCTTCAGGTCTTCGTTCGGCATTACCGCACGGCGTGGCATCTGAAAAAGTGATAGAAACAGGAGATTTCGTTACATTAGACTTCGGCGCTTATTACAAAGGATATTGCTCTGATATTACTCGTACGATTGCAGTTGGTGAACCATCTGATAAATTGAAAGAAATTTATAATATCGTTTTAGAAGCACAATTACGTGGTGTGAACGGTATTAAAGCTGGTTTAACAGGCCGTGAAGCGGATGCGCTAACGCGCGATTACATAACGGAAAAAGGATATGGTGAATACTTCGGACACTCTACTGGTCATGGAATCGGTCTTGAAATCCATGAAGCACCAGGTTTAGCGTTCCGTTCTGATACAGTACTTGAACCAGGTATGGCTGTAACAGTAGAACCAGGTATTTATATTCCAGGTATTGGCGGCGTACGTATTGAAGATGATATTATTGTAACAAGTGAAGGTAATGAAGTAATTACGAAATCACCAAAAGAACTTATTATTTTGTAA
- the aroQ gene encoding type II 3-dehydroquinate dehydratase, producing the protein MKKVLLVNGPNLNRLGVREVNVYGKGTLATLEADMKQEAETMGVELECFQSNHEGAIIDRIHEAEDIYEGIILNPGAFTHYSYAIRDAIASISIPVIEVHISNIHQRESFRHESVTAAVCAGQIVGFGFYGYKLALFALMEKLREA; encoded by the coding sequence ATGAAAAAGGTACTCCTCGTAAACGGTCCTAACCTAAATCGCCTCGGTGTCAGGGAGGTAAATGTATATGGAAAGGGCACGCTAGCGACACTTGAAGCAGATATGAAGCAAGAAGCAGAAACAATGGGAGTGGAGTTAGAATGTTTCCAATCGAATCATGAAGGTGCGATTATCGATCGTATTCATGAGGCGGAAGATATATATGAAGGGATCATTTTAAATCCTGGAGCATTTACGCATTATAGCTATGCGATTCGAGATGCAATTGCGAGCATTTCGATTCCTGTTATTGAAGTACATATTTCTAACATTCACCAGCGTGAGTCGTTCCGTCACGAATCTGTGACGGCAGCTGTTTGTGCTGGACAAATTGTTGGATTTGGTTTTTATGGCTATAAGTTAGCGTTATTTGCATTAATGGAGAAATTGAGGGAGGCATAA
- a CDS encoding YqhR family membrane protein, translating to MSQEQLGTRNFVQIGLFGGLFWGGIWYFLHIFSFTEAGPNYLLLPFAFGSWKEGVWGNVSGIVCMALLSILIAFLYKAFLAKFEGILPGMIYGLFWWALLFFGMGLIAPAIKSALHLPRETLVTTICIFILYGVFIAYSVSYAVNTNKAEREGEEKTNYSNK from the coding sequence GTGAGTCAAGAACAATTAGGAACAAGGAATTTTGTACAAATTGGTTTATTTGGTGGACTCTTTTGGGGAGGGATATGGTATTTCCTTCATATATTTTCATTTACGGAAGCGGGACCGAACTATTTATTATTACCATTTGCCTTTGGAAGCTGGAAAGAAGGTGTATGGGGCAATGTGTCAGGAATTGTTTGTATGGCACTACTTTCGATTTTAATTGCCTTTTTGTATAAAGCGTTTTTGGCAAAGTTTGAAGGAATTCTTCCAGGGATGATTTATGGTCTTTTTTGGTGGGCGTTATTATTTTTCGGAATGGGGTTAATAGCGCCTGCAATTAAAAGCGCACTCCATTTACCGAGAGAAACTCTTGTGACGACGATATGCATTTTTATATTGTATGGTGTGTTTATAGCATACTCTGTTTCTTACGCAGTAAATACCAATAAGGCCGAGCGAGAAGGGGAAGAGAAGACAAACTATTCAAATAAGTAA
- a CDS encoding DUF1385 domain-containing protein, whose protein sequence is MAEESKQIYGGQAVIEGVMFGGREYTVTAVRRKDKSIEFYRLPRVRNKALSILKKIPFLRGIAAIVDASANGAKHLNFASERFDVHPEEDEQIANKKEEQSKLTMVLGVAAVGVLSFIFGKVIFTAVPALLAELTRPIFPSHTGQIIVESVIKLMLLLSYIYFISLTPLIKRVFQYHGAEHKVINAYENNLSLTVENVQKQTRLHYRCGSSFIIFTVIIGMFVYFLVPTDPLWARVVNRILLIPVVLGISFEVLQFTNRLRDIPVLRILGYPGLWLQLLTTKEPTDDQVEVAIASFEELLRLENKQ, encoded by the coding sequence ATGGCAGAAGAGTCAAAACAAATATATGGCGGGCAAGCAGTCATAGAAGGAGTTATGTTTGGCGGTAGAGAATATACTGTTACAGCGGTTCGTCGTAAAGATAAATCGATTGAATTTTATCGATTACCACGCGTTCGTAATAAAGCATTATCTATCCTAAAAAAAATTCCATTTTTACGAGGGATTGCCGCTATTGTGGATGCAAGCGCAAACGGAGCAAAACATTTGAACTTTGCTTCAGAACGATTTGATGTCCACCCAGAAGAAGACGAACAAATTGCAAATAAAAAAGAAGAACAATCGAAGTTAACGATGGTATTAGGAGTTGCAGCAGTTGGCGTTTTATCTTTCATATTCGGTAAAGTCATTTTCACAGCAGTCCCTGCACTACTAGCTGAATTAACGAGACCGATTTTCCCATCTCATACAGGGCAAATCATTGTCGAAAGTGTCATTAAGCTCATGCTATTATTGAGCTATATATACTTTATTTCTTTAACTCCACTTATTAAGCGGGTCTTTCAGTACCACGGTGCGGAGCATAAAGTAATTAATGCCTATGAGAATAATCTTTCACTGACTGTAGAAAATGTGCAAAAACAAACTCGCCTTCATTATCGCTGTGGCAGTAGCTTTATTATATTTACAGTCATTATCGGAATGTTTGTTTATTTCCTTGTCCCTACAGATCCACTGTGGGCCAGAGTCGTAAACCGAATTTTATTAATTCCTGTCGTTCTCGGCATTTCTTTTGAAGTGTTACAATTTACGAATCGCTTACGCGATATTCCAGTATTACGCATACTTGGATATCCCGGATTATGGCTACAACTATTAACAACGAAAGAACCAACAGATGATCAAGTGGAAGTAGCTATTGCATCGTTTGAAGAATTATTACGTTTAGAAAACAAACAATAA
- a CDS encoding SA1362 family protein, protein MNGRSFTFAIFVLIIGLAIFGLVSSVITNPMGVLRNIGIMLAVVGIFYLLYKMFTNSSGSANSQSSYKRAAKQSSRKHGKQNVAPLSNSFFKSNASNDKGKKGTPSTLKRKRKQSHLTVIEGKKNKKKDRASF, encoded by the coding sequence ATGAACGGTCGTTCGTTTACTTTCGCTATATTTGTGCTTATTATCGGATTAGCAATATTCGGCCTTGTTTCATCTGTCATTACAAACCCAATGGGAGTGTTAAGAAATATTGGTATCATGTTGGCTGTCGTTGGTATCTTTTATCTACTCTACAAAATGTTTACAAACTCTAGCGGTTCAGCAAATTCGCAAAGCTCATATAAGCGTGCTGCAAAACAATCGAGCCGCAAACATGGGAAACAAAATGTAGCACCCCTAAGCAATTCTTTCTTTAAATCAAACGCTTCTAATGACAAAGGGAAAAAAGGCACTCCTTCCACTTTGAAGCGAAAAAGAAAACAATCTCATTTAACTGTCATTGAAGGTAAAAAAAACAAAAAGAAAGACCGTGCTTCCTTTTAG
- a CDS encoding HAD family hydrolase, with protein sequence MKAIIFDFDGLIVDTETIWFHSFRDAVREYGGDLPLEEFAKCIGTTDDVLYAYLNEQLKEKFNKHALKEKVKILHKEKMKTPEARDGVKEYLEEAKEMGLKIALASSSSREWVVSFLEELQIRDYFEVIKTREDVEKVKPDPALYQIAIEDLGIDPSEAVVFEDSLNGLKAAIAAGLKCVVVPNDVTRKLPFENHHLRIESMKDKSLKEVLQNIKKDRIS encoded by the coding sequence ATGAAAGCAATTATTTTTGATTTTGATGGATTAATTGTGGACACAGAAACAATATGGTTTCACTCTTTCAGAGACGCCGTTCGTGAGTACGGTGGAGATTTACCTTTAGAGGAATTTGCAAAGTGTATTGGAACGACAGATGATGTACTGTATGCATATTTAAATGAGCAATTAAAAGAGAAGTTTAACAAGCATGCATTAAAAGAAAAAGTGAAAATTTTACATAAAGAAAAAATGAAAACACCAGAAGCTCGTGACGGGGTAAAAGAATACCTAGAAGAAGCGAAAGAAATGGGATTAAAAATTGCGTTAGCTTCTAGTTCATCTAGAGAATGGGTGGTTTCTTTTTTGGAAGAGCTACAAATTCGAGATTATTTTGAAGTTATCAAAACGAGAGAAGATGTTGAAAAGGTAAAACCAGATCCAGCACTTTATCAAATTGCGATAGAAGATTTAGGGATTGATCCGTCTGAGGCTGTTGTATTTGAAGACTCGTTAAACGGATTGAAAGCAGCGATTGCAGCAGGGTTAAAGTGCGTCGTTGTGCCTAATGATGTGACACGGAAATTACCGTTTGAAAATCATCATCTTAGAATTGAAAGTATGAAAGATAAAAGTTTGAAAGAAGTACTGCAAAATATAAAGAAAGACCGTATTTCCTAA